Proteins encoded by one window of Clostridium cagae:
- a CDS encoding sensor histidine kinase, with the protein MVNRYVKEKREYTIEDLENLLDNIPYMVSIKDENGRYKYTNKLASEKLGLEKKILDFKDKVELNKLSNNKRILNKKMKIYSKREVKITEENMNLETYSVPFLSSNKINVIGEFSREIKSKKSIQSNIEDTSINIYNRNKHNELKNKERLKQIISDFKKILDAEGMSVYIYNSEKDFFENYVRSGFLNNCSETISKESINNTELDKFYCIRYGYELIGVLEVQYSDKYIDYKNNNEDIIKSMCDVIGIIIKNKCLYATLKTELNKRSESEKELELFLETATDLCAIAREDGYFAKVTDNWTKVLGWSKEELINMKCTDLIHKDDLPRIYKLIKLARGYSKWKYVGFIDKCLCKNGEYRIIEWNWSYINGGKTFIMTGKDITNYNKLALENKRLENAIALESLKTQFFANLSHEFKTPLNIILTTAQLMESYIKKFDDMLEKQSMSKYVRGLKQNSYRLLKLVNNLIDITKIDGGHYKVNMVNKNIVNVIEEIVLSVAEYTKNKERNIIFDTDEEEIILACDPEKIERIILNLVSNALKYTEKDGIIKVNISTNLHDNEVTISVKDNGIGIPKEYKEKIFERFKQVENSLHKNYEGSGIGLSLVKSIVEMHEGKIWINSEEDEGTEIIFTLPIKKIDEEKLAEYNNKKISSKIEVFDIEFSDIYSM; encoded by the coding sequence ATGGTTAATAGATATGTGAAAGAGAAGAGAGAATACACAATAGAGGATTTAGAGAATTTGTTGGATAATATTCCGTATATGGTATCTATTAAGGACGAAAATGGTAGATATAAGTATACTAATAAATTAGCAAGTGAAAAATTAGGTTTAGAAAAAAAGATTTTAGATTTTAAAGATAAAGTAGAATTGAATAAATTATCTAATAATAAAAGAATATTAAATAAAAAGATGAAGATCTATTCCAAAAGAGAAGTTAAAATTACAGAAGAAAATATGAATCTTGAAACTTATAGTGTACCATTTTTAAGTAGCAATAAGATAAATGTAATAGGTGAATTTTCAAGAGAAATTAAATCTAAAAAAAGTATACAGTCTAATATAGAAGACACATCAATTAATATTTATAATAGAAATAAACATAATGAATTAAAAAATAAAGAGAGATTAAAACAAATAATAAGTGATTTTAAAAAAATATTAGATGCAGAAGGAATGAGTGTATATATATATAACTCTGAAAAGGATTTTTTTGAAAATTATGTGAGAAGCGGATTTTTAAATAATTGTAGTGAAACAATATCAAAAGAAAGTATTAATAATACTGAATTAGACAAATTTTATTGTATAAGATATGGATATGAATTGATTGGAGTCTTAGAAGTTCAATATAGTGATAAATATATTGACTATAAAAATAATAATGAAGACATTATAAAATCAATGTGTGATGTTATAGGAATAATAATTAAGAATAAATGTTTATATGCAACTTTGAAAACAGAACTTAATAAACGTTCAGAAAGTGAAAAAGAACTAGAATTGTTTTTAGAGACAGCTACAGATTTGTGTGCTATAGCAAGAGAGGATGGCTATTTTGCAAAGGTAACTGATAATTGGACAAAAGTATTAGGTTGGTCTAAAGAAGAGCTTATAAATATGAAATGTACTGATTTAATACACAAAGATGATTTACCTAGAATATATAAATTAATAAAATTAGCACGGGGTTATAGTAAATGGAAATATGTTGGTTTTATAGATAAATGTCTTTGTAAAAATGGAGAGTATAGAATTATAGAATGGAATTGGAGTTATATAAATGGTGGAAAGACTTTTATAATGACAGGAAAAGATATAACAAATTATAATAAACTAGCATTAGAGAATAAGAGATTAGAGAATGCAATTGCATTAGAAAGTTTAAAGACACAATTTTTTGCGAATTTATCTCATGAATTTAAGACACCGTTAAATATAATTTTAACTACAGCTCAACTTATGGAATCATATATAAAGAAATTTGATGATATGTTAGAAAAACAAAGCATGAGTAAATATGTAAGGGGATTAAAACAAAATTCATATAGGTTATTAAAACTTGTAAACAATTTAATAGATATAACTAAAATAGATGGTGGGCACTATAAAGTTAATATGGTAAATAAAAATATAGTTAATGTTATTGAAGAAATTGTTTTATCGGTAGCAGAATACACTAAAAATAAAGAACGAAACATTATATTCGATACGGATGAAGAAGAAATAATACTTGCCTGTGATCCAGAAAAAATAGAGCGGATAATTTTAAATTTAGTATCTAATGCATTAAAATATACCGAAAAAGATGGAATAATAAAAGTAAATATTTCTACTAATTTACATGATAATGAAGTAACAATATCAGTAAAAGATAATGGAATAGGAATTCCAAAGGAATACAAAGAAAAAATATTTGAAAGATTTAAACAAGTTGAGAATTCTTTGCATAAAAATTATGAGGGAAGTGGAATAGGTTTATCCCTTGTAAAATCAATTGTTGAAATGCACGAAGGAAAGATATGGATAAATAGTGAAGAGGATGAAGGAACCGAAATAATATTCACTTTGCCTATTAAAAAGATTGATGAAGAAAAACTAGCTGAATATAATAATAAAAAAATTTCTTCAAAGATAGAAGTATTTGATATAGAATTTTCTGATATATACTCCATGTAA
- a CDS encoding C-GCAxxG-C-C family (seleno)protein yields the protein MTCASKYLNEGYNCAESLIKFYNDEYNENIPLGLGSGMGAGAGIGSLCGAINAGIVIIGFLKGRHNNNEINMARDYSREFVTKIKEKYSTEMCRELKANKISCGEIVDFSYDTLINVLQD from the coding sequence ATGACATGTGCATCAAAATATCTTAATGAAGGTTATAACTGTGCTGAATCATTAATTAAATTTTACAATGATGAATATAATGAAAATATTCCACTTGGATTAGGTAGTGGAATGGGGGCAGGTGCTGGAATCGGAAGTCTTTGTGGTGCTATAAATGCAGGAATTGTAATTATAGGTTTCTTAAAAGGACGACATAATAATAACGAAATCAATATGGCTAGGGATTATTCTAGGGAATTCGTAACAAAAATCAAAGAAAAATATTCTACAGAAATGTGTAGAGAATTAAAAGCAAATAAAATCAGTTGTGGTGAAATAGTAGATTTTTCCTATGATACATTAATTAATGTATTACAAGATTAA